Below is a genomic region from Nitrospinaceae bacterium.
CCACCGCCTGGGACGGAGGCAAAGCATTCAAACATCCCGCAACAGCCCACACAACAAGTAACGCCTTCCAGTTATTTCCAATCATTAGTTCTCTCTCGACAAAAACCTTATCCGGGTCAAAAAATTGAACTGGGTGTCAAAACCGGAAATCCTTTCGACAGCCCGAATCGTCCATCCACACAACCATTTTAAAGGGTGGCCGGGTATTTTATCATTTGGCCCTCTAGTGAACAAGGCACTTTCGCCCCGTCCACCATGACCCGGTCCATGAAAAACGGACAGTTTGGCAGACTTATGAAGGAACACGCCTTTTTTCAAGCCTGATTTTATGTTATTTTAAGGGAATGGAAGATGAAAATAAGAACAAATACGACTTCCTCCTGAGTTTACTCAGTGAAGGGGATGCGATGGTGTGTCTTGATGCCCGCAGCCCCGATGTCGATGTTCCAAAGGGGCACAAGAGCGACCCTTCGCTGAATTTAATATTAAACCTTAATTTTCGGCGGCCCATCGACATACAGAGGGAAGCTGTCTTTGTCACTCTTTCCTTTCAGGGCAGACCGTATCAATGCGTGATTCCATTCGATGCGATTTGGGCCATCTATGACCCCAGCCTGAAAAAAGGTCAAGTCTGGGAAGAAAGTCTTCCCAAAGATATCAATCTTGAGGAACAGTTGGCTAACAAGGGAAAAATGAAACCCGCGAGAAAAATGCCTTCGGTAAAGCAGGGGCGCAAAAAAAGCCCTTCCAGTGAAGATCATCGTCCCAAAAGGGACCGCAGCCATTTGCGCGTCGTTAAATAACGCCCCATTCGTCGTCAGCCACCCGGAGTACATCGGACAAACGAAAATCGGAGCCGATTTCCCCAATTAAGAGTGGGTATTTTTCTGATTATGGCGCCTATCCCAAGGAGCAAAAAATTTTCCTTTTACAAAGAATGAGGGATGGATTACACTTTTTACCTGCGTTCGGCAGTTTAATCAAGGTTTAGCCAATCACGGTGGGCGTAGCTCAGTTGGTAGAGTTCTGGAATGTGGCTCCAGATGTCGCGGGTTCGAGTCCCGTCGCTCACCCCATTTTTATTTTATCGTGCGCCTGTAGCTCAGCTGGATAGAGTTCCGGACTTCGAATCCGTAGGTCGCAGGTTCGAATCCTGCCGGGCGCACCACTCCTCCTGAGAGGGCGAATTTGCTTAGGGGGGGAATATTATTTGGCCTGGCTTCGAACTTTTAATTCGATTCCGCGCCCCTATTCAGGGTGCACCGGCCTCAGCTCCTTTTAACTTTTTAGACCATTGGAGGGTCCACATGCGAATCAAAAAAACACCATTCATCATTGCAATGACCTCCTCATTTTTGCTTGCAGGAATGTTTGGTTCCGCTTCGATAGCCGCGACTTCCAACGTCCATGTATCCGGAGCGGACACAAAAATGCCGTCAATAGGAACCGACAGTAAAGGCAGTTACAGTTACGATCAGGAAAAACTTGAAGCAAGTAAAAGCGATTCTGAAACGCCTCATGGACTCACCTCTGCAAAGGACGAGGGGAGTAAGAGCAAAACTTATTCCCATAAAAGCCATGGAATGGTTCACGGAAAAAAAGAAGGCAGTGGAAGTAAAAAATATTCCGGCTCCCGGCACGGCTACAAGCACCATAAAAAAGAAGGCAGTGGAAGTAAAAAATATTCCGACTACAGGCACGGCTCCCAGCACTATAAAAAAGAAGGTAGCGGCGGTCACAAATATTCGCATGGCGCTCCTTACAAGGGGAAGCATGGCTACTCTTCTGGCGGTCATGGAACTTCAGGATACAAACGAACTCACGGCAAGGACCCGTTCAAGCACGTCTTATGCTTCAGGGAGAAACTCGGTTTAACGGATGAGCAGGTCGAGCAAATCAAAACCAAAGAGTTTGAATACAAAAAATTGAAAATTCAGACCAAGGCCGATCACGCCATCGCTCACATGGAACTCGACCGGCTGGTGCATGCGGAGAACATTGACGAGGCAAAAATCAGAAGTCTGGCCGACCGAATCAGTGAAATCAAATCCAGGAAAATTCATGCCACCATCGAAGCAAAAATCGCGGTTCTCAACATACTGACTTCGGAGCAAAGAAAAAAGGTGCATGAAAAACATTCTTCGCATTAAACGGAATGTGTGAAGAAAGTCTACTGAAATTAATCGGGGCGTAGCGCAGCCTGGCAGCGCATCTGCTTTGGGAGCAGAGGGTCGGAGGTTCAAATCCTCTCGCCCCGACCATAATAAGGGGGTTACCGGAATTCAATGTTCCAGTAACCCCTTTTATTTTGTTGTTAAACGTTTGCTGAGATTTGCTGTGGGTTCCGTTTAAATGGTTTCAACGTTTGGGCTTATTTTTCAAAATTTTTTTACAAATCAGTAAACTAGAGATAAAATTTAGAGTCCAAAAAGATTCATGGACCGCTTGAATTTTTCACATATTCCAAAAAAGGAATCAAAAATGAAAAAAATTTTACTAATTCTGTTTTTAATTCCTTCCATCGCTTTTGCGGCCCCCCTTCGGGAAAAACATGTTGAGCTTCCCGACTCAATGCCTGTTAAAGAGGGTAAAAAACTATATCAGGAAAATAATTGCGCACTTTGCCATGGGGATCGGGGTCGGGGAGATGGCCCTCTCGCCAAAGACTTAAAAAATAAGCCTCGTGATTTTACAGATTATGAAGAGATGAAACGCATGCCTACCATCCGCATGGAACAGGCAATACACAAAGGTCTTGATGGAACCGCCATGCCGTCTTTCAATCAATTTTCCGAATCTCAAACTGAAGCCTTGACGAACTATCTGAGGTCATTTCTGGTAGATTCTTATCTCGACCTCAAAATGTGCGCTTTTCAAACGTATCATGTAGAGGCAAAAAAGCTGAGCGCCCCTTTTTCGGTGGAAATAGATGACCCTGAAAATTTTGAAGCGAAAATCCACGGACAAACCATTTCATTCAGTGGAAAAAACTGGACGAAACTACAGGGCAAAAAAAGACATCGAACTCATTTCAAGGTAATACAAAATGGCCGCATCGTATCCCTGATCTCGGTAAAAATTCAGGGTTGCCAAAAAGAGGTGAAGCAATTATTAAATAAAGTCTCTCCTTAGAAATCCAATGATAAATAAACCGAAAAGCCGGTGGGCTCCGAATAGGCAGGAAAATTGGATTCACTAAAACACAACTCGCCCCGACCAGAATAAGGGGTTGCCGGAAGAGAATGATCCCGAACCCCCTTTAATTATGTTTTTTAAGATTGGGTGAGTTTTCTATATAGGGGTACATTCCAACCCTTTTCGTCATCGCTCCGCTCATGAAGCAAATCCTATCCATGCAGAGCACTGCCCCGAAAAAGTCTTAATTTTTATATAAGTGAGCAAATTTTTAATCAGTTATTGTGGACTTTTCTTGAGGTTTGCAAAGAACTTCCGGAAATTCAAAACAATTTACTTGGCACCTTTCTTGCTTTTCCTTTCCTTAAAATTCCTGATTTAAATCCCAGCCACACCCCCATAAAAAACAGACATTTTTCCGGGCTTGCGGGCACCCAGCGGGAAACACGGATAAATGTGAACAAGGAGTGACTAAAAAATTAATCCTGGAAAGATTCCACGGAGAAATACGCCGGCATACCAATTGAATGAGTCAATAAAGTTTTCCTAAAATTCTAAAACCTGAACTCCCAAAGGACCCTGTAATGAAAAAATTTATTCTTCCCTTGCTACTATTCCCCGCCATTGCTTTTGCGGGCCCCTCTCAACTGAAATTTACATCCTTACCCGCTCCAATATCCATTAAAGAAGGTAAAAAGCTGTATCAAGATAATGGTTGTGCCATGTGCCACGGGGACCAGGGGCAGGGAGACGGCCCGCTCGCCAGCAGGATCAAAAATAAACCTCGCAATTTTAAAGATTATGAAGAAATGAAACGCATGCCCACCATCGGCATGGAGCAGGCAATACATGAAGGTCTCAAAGGAACCGCCATGCCGGCGTTCAGCCAATTCTCACAACCGGAAATCGAAGTACTGACCGACTATTTAAGATCGTTCCTGATAGACTCATACATTGATCTTAAAATGTGCGCCTTCGAAACCTATCATATAGACGCCAAAAATCTGAAAAAGACCTTTACCGTAGAAGCCGATGAACCGACGAAGTATGAAGTGAAAGTCAGCGGAAAAACCATCTCATTTCGCGGAAAAAACTGGACAAACCTACTGGATCGAAAGGGGCATCGTACCCATTTCAGGGTGATTCAGGACGGCCGCATCGTATCCCTGATCTCGGTAAAAATTCAAAGTTGTAAAAAAGAGATGGATCAGATGTTAAAAAGTCTTCCCTTGCGAAAAGCCGAAAACAGGTAAACCGAATAGACCCAGGCTTGCAAAATAGATGAAAGTTTAAATTATCCGGGCTTTTGGCCCTTACATTAAAAAAGAGGGTTAACCATCGGTTAACCCTCTTTTATTTTCCAACGACTCGGTCAATACCGTCGTCACGGTTTACTCTCCAGCCACAGAATCTATTTGGAGGCAAGTTCAAAATCAGCTTGCGCATCAACTCCGCCGGTCACAGTCACTTCCTGACTCACCTCGCCAATGTAGGGATGCCAGGCCGTCACCCAATACTTCCCGGCGGGAATTTGATCAATTTTGAAAGCACCGTCCGCTTCGCTCACCGAATAATAAGGATTCCACACCACACGGGCGTCAGCTTCCATGAAATTGTGCTGGTCGCACTGCAAGAAGAAATGTTTATCCTTGGAAGCCTTGAACCGTTTGAAATTCTTAGTGACGTCTGCAACGTCCCCTTTAGAGGGCAAAGGTTTATTGAACAGGGTTTTCCGATTAGCGCCGGCAACAGAATAGCCGTGCGGATTATGCAGTATATCGGGGTCCTGATTGGTGATCGTCAGCAAACCGGTTTTCATCCCCTTTGGGGTTTTTCGAACGGTCGAAACTTTCGGAAAAACATCACACGTCTTAAAATCAAAATTCGTGACTGCCGTAGGCCATTCTTTTCCTTTTTCAATATTTTGAATGAACACAACGGCATCTTCCAACTTACCCTTGTTGACGACAACCTTCACGCGCGGACGGATCGTGCCGTTTGCATCCGGATGAGTGGAACAAAATTCTACATTTTTCCCTTTGCTCAAATCTTCCATAATGGGTGCAGGCGCGGTTCCTGAAAAATGAACCATTCCGCTGATCGATCCACCGTTGCTCACGGTCCCTTCCTCATACTTCCCTGAAACTTTAAAACCTGCAGGAAGCGGGCTTTGGACGATTGCAGTTTTTGGCGCGGGAGCAGGTGCTTTCGCCACCACCGGTTCTGCGGGTGATTCAACCTTGGCAGCAGTCTTCCCGGTAACAGGTTTGGAGGTGGTTTTCGCAGCCGGTGGGGTTACACCGGAAAAAGCGGAGCGGATGTATTTGACCACATCCCAAATTTCATTGTCCTTCAATGACTTTTTGTGAGCCACCATTCCGGTTCCAGGCGATCCGTTTTTGATGATCCAGAACATCTGGCCGGCGGAGACATCCTTCATGGTTTCCTGGCAGGTGAAGTTCCGCGGTGTCGGCTTCAACGCCGCACCCAGCTTTCCTTTACCATCACCATTATCTCCATGACACATTGTGCAGGCCATGGGTTTTGCGGTCTTATTGTAAATTTTCTCGCCGTTACCGACATTTGCCCTATCGGTCCTGTCCATCTTAGCGATATTGGCAGGTGCCGACTTGGTTTTTCTAGTCTGAGGGCAAGGTCCGGAGGCCTTCTTCACCAGGGTGGTTGTTTTAGAAGGTTGCGTCGCGGGTTCTGTTTTCGCGGGAACCGCGGTTTCAATGATTTGCTTTGCGGATTCCTTCTTGGCCGGCGCTTCCCTGGAAACCGGCGCAACTTTTTCAGCCGAAGCCAATGGAGCTTCAGGCGCAATGGTTTTCTGAGTTGTCTGGACGGGAGCCGCTATTTCACTCGACGGAGTTTCGGTCAAGGATGAAAACAGACGCTTTTTCGTTTCATCATCCAATCGTCCACTTGCGGGAAGCCCTTCCTTCTCTTGAAACTGTGTGACCGCGCGTTTCGTCAAAGGCCCCCAGAGGCCGTCCACAGGCCCCGGATTGATTCCCATTGCAACTAATGATTCCTGTGCCTTTCTAACCAGCTCTCCCGCCAGCAAATTGGAAACTCCGATTTGGAGAAAAACGAATACCGTTATGGTGATGACAAAAAACCTATGATTCAACGAATTGGACCCTTCGGAGTTTCTCATTCTTCCCCCTCAATCATTTGGTATGAATGGATTTATTTGTTGTCAGATTACAATGATTGACGGGTTCCCACAAGCCCGGATTGTTGGCGGCGCATTGATTTGAATCGGGTTGGATGCTTCACTTCTGAGTTAGAAAGTCGCCCAATTTTTCTAATAGCTTACGTCCCATCCCGAATGTCGACAATACGAATCACCGGATTGGAAAAAGCAAAGCTCTTGTATTCAGGTTTGATCTCGATAAAAGACCGGGAAAACAAACGACCGTATTTTTCATTTAATTCATACACTCTTTGGCTTTGTCCCTGCAATTTCCCGCCTCGCAGGTAACGGTCATAAACAAAACTGCTGACCACCAGATAGTCCACCCCACTTTTTTGAGCCCCCGGAATATCCACATCCAGGACAGTTCTGAAGTCGCCATTCAAGTTGAAGGAATTCGTGTATCTGCCATACAACACCTTCTTTTCCGATGCCTCGACCCATTCCTGGGCTTTGGATCGCGTATCTCTCGTTAAATGGTAATCCAGCATGGCGGAATCATATAGCGGCCACAAAACCGAGAAAATCATGATTGGCAAACTCAAGCTTCGAGCGGCCTGGATTCGAAGCGCTTGTTTAACCCAGGATTCCAGGAATAGAATCGACCTGCATGAAAAAATAATCAGTAGCGGAACGATGGGTATCATATAGCGCATGAAATCGGGAAACGGTTTCAGTGGAATCAACTCGTTGACAAAATAAAAAATCACCACATAGAGCAGTAACAATTTTTCTGCATTGATAATTTCTTTCCATTTTACCGCCGAATAGATCACACCCCCCAGGGCCAGGATGGCTAAGACCAAAGAGATCCCCGGAACAATGCTATTGAACAAGTGAAAACTGAACCCATGCGGAATCGCATGGATCAGCAGTCTATGGCCTCTTATCACATGACCCGCCTCATGATTCAGGCCCTCAAGAAATTTTTCAGGATGAATGAAAATGGGATAATTAACGGCCAGAAATACCAAAAAAGCCGCTCCAAAAGCGATTCCCATCGTTCGATAAAGCCAGCGTCTGTCCCCCTTTGGCATAACCATTGGATAAAGAAGGTAGAGACCTCCAAGGATCACCGCTTTATACTGTGCCGAAAAGGCGAGTCCCGTGGCAACGCCCCAAAATAGGTTGCCAGCTAATGTAGGGCGTTTTAAAAATCTCAAAAAACTGATTAAGGACAACAAACTAAACGCTGAAAATATGATGTCTTCCTTAAAATAATGCGCGTGAATCACTACAATGGGACACACGGATACGGCGAAAGCCGAGAACAAGGAATACCTGATATTCAGAATTTCCCTGGCCAGGAGGTAAGTGAACCAAACGATCACAACTCCAAAAAACGCCGAAACGGACCGGCAAAGAACGATCAGTTGGTCAAAGCTTTCAAATCCCAAAACTATGTTCAGCACCCTCGCCGTTTGCAGCATCAATACCGGGTGGCGAAAATCCTGTGTCCCCTCAAGGACAAAACCGATTTTCTTCGGTTCGTCCCCATGAAATTGACCGGGAAAACCCAGGTTGTAAAAGTTAAGGAAAGAAGACAGGGTCAGAATTGCCAACAGGACCCAATAGTGAGGTTTTGTGCTTAGATGGAGAGGAGAAAACCGGATCATTGATCCCTGTTCTGATGGATTTTTAATTGCGGCAAAGGATTTTCTTAGACTGCCCTGCGGATTGTAGCACCACAAAGATGCATGAATTGATTTAAATTTTTACTTCCTTATTTTTTCTTTTCTAACCCGCACAAAACGAATATGATGCTTTTCAATGGGCCTCAAAATTGCACTTTCCGGCTTTGGCAACCTAACAGGAGATGAGGATGTCTTTATGGCTGTTGATCGGCATCGGCGGATTCATAGGCGCCATATTGCGCTTCCTATTGAGCGGGTGGATTCAAAACGGATGGGTGACGTTTCCTTTCGGCACCCTGGGGGTGAACTTCATCGGAAGTTTTTTTGTCAGCCTGGTGCTCTATCTTTCCGAGTACCGCGGGTTCTTCAGCGAAGAAATCAGGATTTTTTTGACCATCGGCATATTAGGTTCGTTCACCACCATGTCCACGTTCAGCTTTGAGTCCTTTAAATTGCTGGAACAGGGAGAAATTGGGGCATTCAGCCTGAATGTCACAGGAACGCTGATTTTAACGTTTCTTGCGGTTTATTTGGGGAAAATACTCGTCGTGAACCTTGGAGGAAGCTGAAAATGAAAAAAGAGTCCGAAGCCATCCTGTTACGAGTATTTATTGGCGAATCGGATAAATACGACGGCAAACCGCTTTATAAATACCTCATCAACCTGTTCAGCAGGGAAGGCTTGGCAGGAGCCACGGTATTGAGGGGAATCGCCGGGTTTGGAAAATCCAGCCACCTGCACACCACCTCTATCCTGAGACTTTCCACTGATTTGCCCATCGTCATCGAAGTGGCGGACAAAAAGGAAAATATCGAGAGAATCAAACCCCTGCTGGATGAGGTGATTGAACAAGGGTTGATCACAGAAGAAAAAGTAAAAATCGTTCTTTATGAAGGCAATCAAAAGAAATGATTCCGGTCTCCTTTAGTTTTGCCTGAATGGGATTCGAAAAAAGAAAGTCGCGCCTTTTCCCAATTCACTTTGCACACCTATTTTTCCACCATGCATTTCCACAAAGCTTTTGGCAATATTCAACCCAAGGCCCGTACTTTTCTCTCCGCCGGTGGGTTTGGCCCCCAATGTCTGAAACTCAAGAAAAAGTAATTTTTGCTCTTCCTTGGAAATCCCGGGCCCCTCATCCTTTACCGAAAATTCCACAAAATCATTTTCTCTTTTCGTGGTCACATTAATTGTGGATCCGTGGGGAGAAAACTTGACCGCGTTGCTGATCATATTATTGATGACCTGACTCATTCTGATTTCGTCGAATAAAAAAGCAGGGATGGGTTCCTGAGAATGTTGAAAGGAAATCCCTTTTCGCGCCGCTAATAAACCGTTGAGCTCAATTTTTTGTTCCACCAGGGAACTAAAATTATTTTGTTCGAGGTGTAAGCTAATGTTTCCGTTTTCAATTTTGGAATAATCCAGCAAATCATTGAGTAATTGGCTCATCTCCTTGCTGGATTTGTAAATTTTCTTAAGGAGGCCGGTTTGTCTATCGCTCAGGTTACTTTGCAGGTCTTCCTCCAGCAAAAATTGGGCTCCCGAGTGGATAACATAAAGAGGGTTTCTCAAATCGTGCGCGGCGATACTCAATATTTTGCTTTTGAAATTATTCAAGTCCTTCAGTTTTTGGATCAATGCCTTTTGTTCCTTTTCGACCCGCTTTCGATGCGTGATATCCCGTTCCGTTGTGGCAACTGCCACGGGTTCTCCTTCCTCATTTTTAAGAAGGGTTTCTGTCAACCAGACATCCAAAACCTTTCCGCCTTTGGTGGCTCTTTGAGTCTCCCAGGAATCGACAGTTTCCCCCTTTTCCAATCTGGTCAGGACCCTCAGCGTTTCATCATGTTTATTTTCAGGAACGATTTTTAGAATGCTGTTTCCAAGCATCTCAGATTGTGAATAACCGTAAATCCGTTCGGCTCCCCGGTTCCAGGCGGAGATTCTTCCATCGAAACCCTGAACCGTGATGGCATCGTTGGAATCTTCAACGACTGCGACCAGGCGGCATGAATCCGTAGCTGAATTTTTGCGCTTATGTTCGGGATTCTCCGCTTTTTTCAACTGGCTCTTTAAGTTCGTCACCTCCTGTTTAAGTTTCTTACGGGACTTGTGAGAGCCGCTGGGAACTTCTTGCGTAGAAGCAACAGAACCGTTTTTATGATTCATGTGTAGCCTCCTCAACCTGAAGTGGGTGCTAATTCCACGCAACCATTCACAGAATCAGCACCCAATTTTATTTTCACTTTCTCATCACTAAATTAAACTTAACTTTTTATAGTGATCTTCTTTGCTTCTTTTTGCGCTTTTTCCGATTTAGGAAGTTTCACCGTCAAGATGCCCTTTTTGAAAGAAGCCTCTACTTTATCGGATTCAATCTCTGCCGGTAAAGCGATCCTTCTTTGGAATTTTCCGAAGGTCCGCTCCATCCGGTAGAAATTTTTTTGTTTCTCCTCCTTTTCATGTTTCTTTTCGCCCTTCAAAGTCAGCACATTTTCCGACAGAGACACATCAACATCTTTCTCATCCAGTCCAGGAAGCTCTGCCACCACCTGCACTTCCCCGTCAGTTTCAGTAACGTCCACCTTTGGCATGGGAGCCGTGGGAGCCATCAAATCCGTTCCGAAGGAAGCCTCATCAAAAAAGTTTCTGCTGAAATTTCGGAACATCCGGTTCATTTCCCGTTCCATATTGGCAAACGGGCTTTCCATCAAATACTTGTCATCATCATTTATCCGGGGAATTAGATTTTTAAAGTTCATGACAATCCTCCCTTCTTTTTTCAACTAAGAATTGGTATTCACCTCTTACTGATAACGATTCCAGGGAAAACTCTTTTATTCTCCCTGTTTATTTAATGGGACGCATTTTCAAACCTGTCAAGCTTGACCAGGAAATTTCCCACCCTGGTAACATACTGAAAATTAGACAAATAAAGGAACTCTACGATTAAAAAAAGCAGGGGGAATCAAATAAAGGGGTGGCGGAAAATCGGTTGCCGGGATAAGAGAAAGATCCAGAGGCAAGGAAAAAATAGTAATTTCCCCTAATTTTTACCGGCAGCATCCTATGCTATAATCCCCGGTCTTAATGCATTGGAGCCAAACGAAAAAACCAAGCAACCGGCTTCTTCAGGAAAAAAAATCATCCTACCCATGTAGAGCGCCTGTAGCTCAGCTGGATAGAGCAACGGACTTCCAATCAGAACCATTTAAAAAAAACAACAACTTACAGCAATAAATAACAATAATGAAATTAATAGGTTAGTGAAATTTCGTAATTGCGGTTGGTTGTGGAAAATGGCCATTATTTACTGGCAAATGCCCAAAAATTGCCCCAAGAACTCAAGATAAATATCGCTTCCCAAAGCCCGTTGGTGTCCGCCTCTTTCTCAATTATCCACCTGTAGACTTTTTCCTCCTAAAAACCAAATTAAGGCCCAAATCCCTACCCATTAGCCCCTCATCCCAAGATTCAGGTCACCCCGTCCCAAGTTACAGGTTCCAGGTTCTAAGTTCTCCTTCCCGCGCCCATTGTTATAACTATTGGGGATGTTGAAGCTCGATGGGGTGGGGCCAAAAATGAACAAAACGTATTTAGCTGACTGGGTCAGAAATTAGAGCCCTATTTTTGTTATCATGGCTCGGTGTGTTAGTTCATGGTCCAGATTCATTTAAGAAGTAGTACCATGCCTGATCGGAACGTCTGCTCACAATCCCAAAGCGGGCTTTCTCATGACAAGTAAAAAATAGGCTCTCTTAGAAATTATTAAGCTTGCTTTTCCTGCGGGTGAAATTGTCTTCTATCCAGTGACCAAGAACCACCATTGCGATGGAGTACTGCGTCTATCGATCAGTCAACAAGATGATCCAATGCAAGTCCGAGCCGAAGCGAAAATTATATGAAATGTTCGACTTCTTTAGATAGTTTTGTTAATTCAAAAAACCGGTGTACTAAATTTATTAAATCGTTATTTGCAAAGAATCATCTTAAACATTTTTTAAACCAGATATTGACAAAATATAGGTCATGACCATCCCGATTCTTATTCTCTTTTTTCCTCTTTTAGCTGGAATCCTTATTGGGGTCTTTGGCAAACGCATGCCATCTCATGTAGCCCGGGTAGGAGTCATTGCAACGGCAAGCTCGTTTTTCCTTTCTGCTTGGACTCTCTTCTATGTGAGCACAGAAGGCCCAATCCATTTGATGCTGTGGCCGTTAAACCCTGAAAACTCCTCCGTTTTAAAAGTTGGAATGTTGATTGATCGGCTCACGGCCGTCATGATGGTGTTGATCACAAGTGTCAGCACAGTTATTCATGTATATTCGATTCGATATTTACAGGGCGATCCCGGTTATGCTCGATTTTTCGCGCTGTTGAGCTTTATGACTTTTGTGATTCTTTCTCTCGTTTCTAGCCCGAACTTGTTCATGCTGTTTGTGTTTTGGCAGTTATTAAGTTGGGCACTCTATCTTATTCTCGCATTTAATTTTCCCAACCGTCCGGCTTGTCAGAATGCATTTAAAACTTTTTTCGTTCATCGAGTTGGGGATGTAAGCTTTCTTTGCGGAATCTTCCTAGCCTATAAATATTTCGGCACTTTAGAGTTTACTGAACTTTTTAAAGTAGCGAAAGAACAGCCTCAAGTGATTTCGTTGTTTTCTGGAATGCTTGATATCAGCGCTGTTACTGCGATCGCATTATTAATTTTTGTTGGCGCGATGGCCAAATCTTCTCAATTTCCTTTACACGTGTGGTTACCCGACACGATGGATTCGCCCACTCCCGTGTCAGCCCTTATGCACGCAGGAATAATAAATGCAGGTGGGTTTTTATTGAATCGATTGGCTCCCTTTTATGTACTTTCGCCAAATACTCTTCATATCGTTTTTGTGATCGGTGTTCTGACGGTTTTACTCGGAGCCTCCATGATGCTCGCGCAAAATGATATCAAGAAAACCTTGGGGTTCTCGACCATGGGGCAAATGGGCTACATGATTATGGAATGTGGGCTTGGAGCATTTGCGCTGGCTATCTTTCATTTGATCGCGCACGGTTTTTTTAAAGCAACATTGTTCCTGGGGGCAGGACAAGGCATTCATGCAGCACGGGAGGAACCAAAGTTTCCGGATTCGTCAGGCCATGGACCCAAAAAATCTTCCAACTCATTAACCTTTATCACGGGCCTGATTCTCACGTTAATTATGCCGCTGATTATTCTTATGGTCGCACATGGCATGTTGAATATTCCCCTACAAGAAGGGCATGGAGCGGTTATTTTGCTCTTTTTTGCCTGGGTGACGGCTTCTCAGGTCATGTTTAGTTTATACCGACTTCATGCAGTGGCATCCTGGAAGGTCGCTGGCGCGATGGTTGCCGCTCTATTTTTTATCGGCTTTGTCTATCTTTGGGGTGCTGAGGTTTTCACACATTTTCTTTATCCTGAGCCAGGTGTATCTGATGGTTTCTTCGCGTCTGCGGCACTCAACCCACGCATTTTTGACATACTTATTCTGTTGTCCACCCTTCTCATTCTCATCAGTTGGATCAGCGTATATACCAATTCTAAAGGGGAAAAAATATTTATCACCAATTGGGTCACTTCCTTTAGAAAACAACTTTATATTCTTTTGATCAACCGATTCTATGTGGACTTGGTTTACGTACGATGGAGTAACAAC
It encodes:
- a CDS encoding chromosome condensation protein CcrB — encoded protein: MSLWLLIGIGGFIGAILRFLLSGWIQNGWVTFPFGTLGVNFIGSFFVSLVLYLSEYRGFFSEEIRIFLTIGILGSFTTMSTFSFESFKLLEQGEIGAFSLNVTGTLILTFLAVYLGKILVVNLGGS
- a CDS encoding molecular chaperone Hsp20; the protein is MNFKNLIPRINDDDKYLMESPFANMEREMNRMFRNFSRNFFDEASFGTDLMAPTAPMPKVDVTETDGEVQVVAELPGLDEKDVDVSLSENVLTLKGEKKHEKEEKQKNFYRMERTFGKFQRRIALPAEIESDKVEASFKKGILTVKLPKSEKAQKEAKKITIKS